The following proteins are co-located in the Pedobacter sp. FW305-3-2-15-E-R2A2 genome:
- the hppD gene encoding 4-hydroxyphenylpyruvate dioxygenase → MSTQTFAEKIAKAPDFLPINGTDYIEFYVGNAKQAAHYYKTAFGFQSLAYAGPETGVRDRASYVLQQGKIRLVLTTAMKSDSPIAEHVKKHGDGVKILALWVDDAYSAFEETTKRGAKPYMEPVTKTDEHGEVRMSGIYTYGETIHMFIERKNYTGTFMPGFQDLKSDYAPKETGLLYIDHCVGNVGWNRMNETVKWYEEVMGFVNILSFDDKQINTEYSALMSKVMSNGNGFSKFPINEPAEGKKKSQIEEYLEFYEGEGVQHIAVATKDILSTVRDLKSRGVEFLSAPPEAYYNMMPTRVGEIDEEIAQLKELGILVDCDEEGYLLQIFTKPVEDRPTLFFEIIQRKGAQSFGAGNFKALFESLEREQELRGNL, encoded by the coding sequence ATGAGTACACAAACATTTGCAGAAAAGATTGCTAAAGCACCGGATTTCCTTCCGATCAACGGAACGGATTACATAGAGTTCTATGTAGGAAACGCAAAACAGGCTGCACATTACTATAAAACAGCATTTGGCTTTCAATCCTTAGCTTATGCAGGACCAGAGACAGGCGTTCGCGATCGCGCTTCTTATGTCTTACAACAAGGAAAAATCAGGTTGGTACTGACTACCGCCATGAAATCGGACAGCCCGATTGCAGAACATGTCAAAAAACATGGTGATGGGGTAAAAATTCTTGCTCTTTGGGTGGATGATGCCTACAGCGCATTTGAGGAAACCACCAAACGTGGTGCAAAACCTTATATGGAGCCGGTAACAAAAACCGATGAACATGGAGAAGTGAGGATGTCGGGTATTTATACTTATGGCGAGACCATCCACATGTTCATTGAACGTAAAAATTATACGGGTACTTTCATGCCCGGATTTCAGGACCTGAAAAGCGATTACGCACCAAAAGAGACTGGTCTTTTGTACATTGACCACTGCGTAGGAAACGTAGGCTGGAACAGAATGAACGAAACTGTGAAATGGTATGAGGAAGTGATGGGATTTGTCAACATTCTTTCTTTTGATGACAAGCAGATCAATACCGAATATTCTGCCCTGATGAGTAAGGTAATGAGCAACGGAAACGGTTTCTCCAAATTCCCGATCAATGAGCCTGCCGAAGGAAAGAAGAAATCGCAGATTGAAGAATATTTAGAGTTTTATGAAGGCGAAGGGGTGCAACACATTGCAGTAGCGACAAAAGATATTTTGTCTACTGTAAGGGACTTAAAATCTCGAGGGGTTGAGTTTTTAAGTGCACCCCCTGAAGCCTATTACAACATGATGCCAACGCGCGTAGGAGAAATTGACGAGGAGATTGCGCAATTGAAAGAACTGGGCATCCTGGTAGATTGTGATGAAGAGGGTTATCTGTTGCAGATCTTCACCAAACCGGTAGAGGACCGTCCGACACTATTCTTTGAGATCATCCAGAGAAAAGGCGCACAATCTTTTGGTGCAGGTAATTTCAAAGCCTTATTCGAATCATTAGAACGTGAGCAGGAGCTGAGAGGAAATTTATAA